GCCGCATGGCCAGCACCGCATCCATCAGCAACACCAGCTCGTTGTCACTCATCCGGCAGTAGGGCTCGCGGTAGTCGAGGGCGTGCCGGAATGCCCTTGCTCCGGCCCGGCTGAGGGTTTCGTCCCACGACACTGCTGTGAGGCCAACGGCCGCAAAGGCTGTGACGACATTCATCTGGGATGACGCAGGTGTTGCCCAACTGTCAACGCAATCCCCGGTTCGTGATTGTCTAAAGCGCCACAGAGCGACCCAGATGAGTCGTTTGGCCTACCTGGGGGATGGCCTCACTCCGGAAGACGCTCCACGGCCACATGCATGAACCGTTTCACCATGGCGATTGGCCAGCCTTCCCGCTGCAGCTCCTCAGCAATCTGATCAATCTGATAGACGATTTCCTCGGCGACGAGCTCTTCCAGCAGATGGTTGGAGTGTTGCGTGGTGGTCATGGCTCGATTGCACTGCTTCGGGGCTAACCCATCCAGGCCACGTTTTGCCACTTCGATTCTGTGGCGTCCGGTTGCAGGCTGGTGCTGCTGTTGCCAACTTGAGGTGATGAAAGAAGCCTCCCTGCTCCGGCGCATCGGCACCTACCTGCTCGGCCTGGTGGATGAGTATTGGGCGATGCGTCGTCCTTGGCAGTACGGCGCCAAGCAACCCCAATGCGGATTGCAGTGCGATGGCGACCACTGCGAACGGATCGACTGAGCCACTGAAAAAAATGCGCCTTTACACGGGTTGCCGTTGCTCTGTGTCCTCACAACAGTGAGGTCAGCACCTGGAGATTGGATGGAGTTCAAAAGCCGCATTTTTGCCACCTCGCGAGGCTCCACCATCGATGCCATCGGTGAAGGGCGTTATCTGGTCTGCAATCCGGCTTACTGCTTCATGGTGCATGGCCTGCGTCAGGCCCATGAAGCCGTTCAACGCCAGGAGAAGTCCGCGCTTTGAGCCATGGCTGAGTACCGAATTCACTGCAAGCACTGTGGCTACGAGGGGAAGGACAACTCCCGCTGGATCCCTTTCGTACAAGTGGAGCGTCGGGGGCAGGATTGCCCCCACTGCGGTCGCCCGACTCTGCTTGAGCCTTGGTGCACCTTGCGGGCTGAAACATCCATGCCTGACTACTGATTTCGCCTTTGCGACGCAGCTGCCGGGTTAAAAGTTTTGCCAGCTGCTGGTGAGCCACTGGGGAGCCAGGCTCCACCAGATGGCGGTCGCCACGAAGATGGCGGCCAGGCCGATCAGGCTGGTGATCAGTTCCTCTTGCCTGCTGTCGGAGCCAAGTTTCTTGGTTTTGCCCATCGTTCCCTCGTTTGCTTCCCGTGTTTGCTCCCCTCGGTGTAAGGCCTCTGCTCACAGTTGGCCATCGGTCAAAACACCCGGACCCAGTCCTGGCGATGATGATGTCAGCTTCAAGGCCCGATGAGCACCGCCACGTTTGCTGAGTTCGCCGAGCGGGCCGACTATTCCCTGCTGGATAACCTCACGCCTGATCCGGAGGCGACAGCGGATGGGGAGGACCACCGACCACGTCAGGTGCTCTCCGGCCACTACGTGCCGGTGACCCCCACCCCGATTCCTGAGCCCGAATACTTAGCGCACAGCCGATCCTTGTTCGGCGAGCTTGGTCTCAGTGATGACCTGGCCCAGGACGTTCAGTTCCGCCGGATGTTCTCAGGCGATCTCCGTGTGGCCACCGGTCCAATGCGGCCTTGGGGCTGGGCCACCGGCTATGCCCTGTCGATCTACGGCACGGAATACACCCAGCAGTGCCCCTTTGGAAATGGCAATGGCTACGGCGATGGCCGAGCCATGTCGGTGTTTGAGGGGGTGTTTGAAGGCCGCCGCTGGGAGATGCAGCTCAAAGGGGGTGGTCCGACGCCCTATTGCCGTGGTGCTGATGGTCGAGCGGTGCTCCGCTCCAGTGTTCGTGAGTTTCTGGCGCAGGAGTTCATGCACGCCCTTGGTGTGCCCACCTCCCGTTCGTTGACTCTCTACGTCTCCCATGCCGAGACGGTTCGTCGCCCCTGGTATTCCGAGAACTCACGCTCCATGGACCCGGACGTGATGGTCGACAACCCCGCGGCCATCAGCACCCGGGTGGCGGCATCGTTTCTGCGGGTGGGTCAGCTGGAGTTGTTCGCCCGCCGTGCCCGCAGTGATGCCCATCCCAAGGCGCACCAGGAGCTGCATCTGATCGTGGCGCACCTGATCGAACGCAATTACCGCCAGGAGATCGATCCCCGCCTGCCCTTCTGCGATCAGGTTGTGCTGTTGGCCCAGTTGTTCCGTGATCGCCTCACGGCCTTGGTCGCCAACTGGATCCGCGTTGGCTACTGCCAGGGCAACTTCAACAGCGACAACTGCGCCGCCGGTGGCTTCACCCTCGATTACGGGCCATTCGGATTCTGTGAGCTGTTCGATCCGCGCTTTCAGCCCTGGACCGGTGGCGGAGCTCATTTCTGCTTTTTCAACCAGCCGGTTGCCGCTGAGGCCAACTACCGCATGTTCTGGAAATCCCTGCGCACGCTGATGGAGGGTCAGGCGGAGGCCCAGGCCCAACTCGATCAGTTGCTGGAGGGTTTCCCTGTTGCCATGCAGGACGCCATGCAACGGATGTGGAGCAGCAAACTCGGCTTGTCCGGCACCGCTGAAACACTGGTGCAGGAGTTGCTGCAGCTCCTGGTGGAGTCGAGCGCCGATTATTCGATGTTCTTCCGCCGCTTGTCGGATCTGCCCGATCAGATCGATCCGCTGCGGGACTGTTTCTATCTGCCCCTCTCGGCGACCCTCGAATCCCAGTGGCAGGACTGGTTGCAACGCTGGCGTGCCCAGTGGCCCCATGGCGTCGATCCGGCCCTGATCTCCGCGGGCATGCGGCGGGTCAATCCGGCGATCACCTGGCGTGAGTGGCTGATCGCTCCGGCTTACCAGCAGGCAGCCGAAGGCAACACCTCTCTGATGGCTGAACTGCAGCAGCTGTTCAGTGCCCCCTACGACACCCCTTCCCCCGACCTGGCGGCCCGCTACGACCGCTTGAAGCCCCGGGAGTTCTTCAGTGCTGGAGGGGTGTCCCACTACAGCTGTTCGTCTTGACCGCTGACGACGTTCTGCACTTCTGGTTCCAGCAGTGCCGTCCCTGGCAGTGGTTTCGTCGCCGCGACAGCTTCGATGCCCTCGTGTCGGATCGTTTCGGTGCTTTGGTTGAGCGTGCCCTTGCCGGTGATCTTCAGGAGTGGGCCGATCGGCCCTCCAGTGCTCTGGCTTTGGTGTTGTTGCTGGATCAATTCAGCCGTCAGATCTGGCGCGGGGAGGCCAAGGCCTTTTCAGGAGATCAACAGGCGTTGGCTGTTGCCCTGATGGGCCTCCAACAAGGATGGGTTGCGGCTGAACCGCAGCGACCGCGACGTCAGTTTTGGCTGATGCCTTTGCTGCACAGCGAAGAGGAAGGCGTGGTGGCGAAGGCCATTCCCTTGCTGGAGCAATGGGCGGATGCCGCCACAGCCGATGTGGCCCGCCGCAATTTGATGCAGCTGCATCGTTTCAGTCGTTATCCCCAGCGCAATGCTGCCCTCGGACGCAACAGTTCACGGGCAGAAGTCTTGTTTCTGGAAGGATGATCCCGTTGCGCGTGTGTCTCGCTCTATCTCCGCAATCGGTTCTCAGCAAGCGATGGTCTCAACGTAAAAGGTATCTCGTTAAAGCTCGGTTTTTCAGGAATTTATTGCAGTTTCATACGCTAGATCAAGGAGTCCAATCTTGATCCAGTCTCCCGATGGCCAAAATGACAAAGGAGTTGAGGTGAATGCAAACCAACGCAATTATTTCTCCTCCTGATGACAGCTCAGCTTTGTTGTAGAGCTCTGCTTACTTCTGTTCCCCTTCATCAGCCATCAATCGAAGCGCCGCATTCATGACGGCAACTTTTACCTCCCGTCGCTCCAATCCTTGACGTTCGAAGTGACGGACGATGCGCGACAGGTCCCACCAGACAGCGACTTCGACTTCATCCATTTCATTGGCGACGTGGAGAGCCATGACTGCGCTAAGACCTATTTCAGCTGTAGCCCGCTGCCAGCTGTTCGCGAAGCTCCTCCTGAATGACTGCTGAATTCAGTTGCGATTTAGCGTTGATGGCTGCATTCCGTGGCTACGAATCAGTTGGATGCACCCTTCACCTTGCAGCACTATCTGATTGTCTGGACGTTCCCGACTGTGGAGGGGGCTTGGGAGTCATCTCCAGGCTTTGCTGAGTACATCAATGCTGGAGCCCCTGGAGATGTCTTTGATGGCTTCGCACTCAAATATCGCGTCTGCGAGCCGATCAGCGGTAGTGGGGTGGCAATTGCCGTTGCCAGTGATATCGGCAAGGTCTGGGCGCACCTCGGCCCTTGGATCAAGGATTTCGGTATTCAGTTCGATGTCACCGCCGTGGTTTCGGATGCCGAATTTGCTGCCATGTGGCCGATGGTGGAAGCTGCAGCATCCGTCGACTGAGACGGCTCTCCTTCACACCGTTGTCTGGCCGTGACGCTCGCCTTGCTTGAGCCTGTGCTGCTCCTCGTTACGGCCACAGCAGCTTCAGCGGGATTGTTGATCCTTCAGTTGGGTCTGCGACGGGTGTTTGCTGTCGCACCGCGATTAAAGCCGGCCCAGGAGGCTCCCGCCCCAGACACGTCTCTGACGGTGGTCATCCCCGCCTTCAACGAAGCCCACAACATCGCTGACTGCCTGGGCAGCGTGCTGGCCAGTGCGCCCCCTTGCCGGGATTGGTCGGTGGTGGTGGTGGACGACGAGTCAACAGATGCGACCGTCGAGAACGCCATCCGGGCCGGTTCCACCGCTTCACGGTTCCGCCTGATCAAGGCGGGCCCCCGACCTGCCGACGAGCGCTGGGTCGGCAAGAACTGGGCCTGCAGCAGGGCCGTCGAGCAGGTCTCCAGCGATTGGCTCTTGTTTATTGATGCAGACGTTCGACTGAAGCCGGATGCTCTTCAGCGGTCCCTGGCGCAAGCTGTTGATGAGCATGCCGATCTGCTGAGCCTGGCCCCTCGACTGAGCTGCGGATGCCTGGCGGAGTGGATGGTGCAGCCGATCATGGCCAGCCTGCTGGGCCTTGGCTTCCCCATCCTTGAAACCAACGATCCGCAATCGCCGGTGGCGTTTGCGGCAGGTCCGTTCATGTTGTTTAAGGCATCCACCTACGAGTGCATCGGCGGTCACCGGGCTCTCGCGGGCGAAGTGGTGGAGGATCTCGCCCTCGCCCGGGCCATCAAGGCCGGCGGCTATCGACTTAGCTATTTGCTGGGTCTTGATGCGCTCGACCTTCGGATGTATGCCGACCTCGCTGCCCTCTGGGAGGGGTGGACCAAGAATTGGTTCATCGGGTTGGACAGGGATCCAGGCAAAGCCATCGGTGCCGCCTTGGTGGTGGTCCTGATGTTCACAGCCCCGTGGCTGTTGTTGCCGACATCGCTTGTTCTGCTTTGGCTTCAGCCCGTGCTGTCGGTCGCTTGGTTGTGGCTCATGGCTTTGGCGGGTCTAGCCATCGTTCAGCAGCTGCTGCTGCGGCTCTGGACGCGCAGCACCTTTGATGTGCCCATCAGGTACTGGTACCTGATGGGTGTGGGTGGTTTGCTGGTGGGTGCGATCGGTCCTGTTTCGATCTGGCGCACACGCACGGGTCGTGGCTGGACCTGGAAAGGACGCGCTCTCGGTTAAGGGAGTTTGGTCCGATCAGACCATCACGAGTGGCGAGCCTGTTTCCGTGCATCTTCAGCCCGACGCCGCAGCGCTGCATGCCGGAATGCCGTTTCCAGCTTGGTCAATCTGGGCTGTTTGTCTTTTAAAGCAGCCTCTCCGCGTGCCTTGGCTGCGTTGATGAAATCGTCTGATTTTGTGCCGCTGAGTCCAGTCATCTCAAGGCCCTAACTGCCTTAAGCCTGCTTTCGTTAAGGCTCAACTTGGCTCGAATAAAAGGCCTTCTATGGAATTCACGCTCGAACGATGCTTTCTGGTCTCTCTGGACCACGCCATTGCGCTGACCCATCCAGAGCGCCTTTTGGGCCCCGCTGAGCCGATGCTGTTCGATGTGAAAAAGGAACGTTGAACGGCTTCGGTTCGCTGTGTGCGAAGGTAATCAGTGTTGAGCCAGTCTTTTTTTTGACGATCTTTATTGGAAATCTCTCCTGGGACGCTGAGCGGGAGGATTTGGTACACCTGTTCGGCCAGTACGGCGAAGTGAGCAAATGCTCCTTACCGCTGGACCGGGAGACAGGCCGCAAGCGTGGTTTCGCTTTTGTGGATCTCAGCAATGAAGCCGATGAGCAATCGGCGATTGATGATCTTCAGAACGTCGAGTGGATGGGGCGTGCCATCTCGGTTCGTAAGGCCGAACCTCGCCGCTGATCCTCGGGATCAATCAACGGGTGGTGGGGCGGTGATTGATCACCGCCCCACCACTCTTTCGTTCGCCAAGGCGTTCTTTTGATGGGATTGCTTGGCTCAACTTCCGAAGCCTCGCTCGGTCGATGAGGGTGATCCCTCCTTTTGTGCTGCGCCTGTGTTGATCTGTTGGTTTTGAGAGGCCTGGTTGAACCGGCTATCGATCCAACGCGAGAGCACATAAATCCCAATGAACATGGGAATATAGATCTGGTAGGCACTCTGCTGCTCAAGCTGCAGCTGATTGACGACGGTGACGGCGGCTGTGCTGAGCACGAGATAAATCCCGACGCGGCGAAGTAGGGGGGACTTGAACAACGATTTGGAAAGCCGGGGTCTTCATCATGCTCACTCCGTTGAAATCCCTCAGCTGGGGGATGTGCCAAACGAGCTCTGGCACCTGAATGGAGAGGCCATGCAACGAATCCGATGCCACCCGCCTATGACCTGATCATTGAGCGTGGAGGCTCGATTCTGGTGGAGACCATTGAGGCTTGCAATGAGGATGCTGCCTGGCGCGTTGGTCTGATGTTGCACATTGATTCCCTCATGGCCGTGGTCTGTCGGAACGAAGACGATGCACAATCAACGCAGGCTTAAGATTCTCGTAAGAGTTGGACCAGTGCTGTGATCGTTTTGATCGCCTCAGGTTTGTTCCTCATGTTTCCATCGATCCCCGGGGCAGATCTCTCACTGTTCCGTCAGCTGAACAGTGAGCTCGGAGCCCTCTGTCAGGAACCCCCCGTTCAGGCGCTCAGGGTTTGTCGCCTGCACTCGAGGTTGGTGAACCGTTAATCGGGCGGGGCTAGCGCTCTGATCGTTTAGCGATCGTCTTGCACCACGCCACAGGCAACCCGTGCTCCACCTCCGCCGAGGGGTGGTTCGTCTCTGTAGGTGTCGCCACCAGCGTGAACAATCAGTGCCTTGCCCCGGAGATCGGCTGTGCTGAGCCGTGGTGCAACAACGCTCGTGTTTGTGTTGCCGTCGTCATCCACGATCAACTTGCTCAGGTCGCCTCGGTGGCCGTTGCCGAAGGGGCCGAGGTGCTGGCCTGATCCGTCAGGATCCCAATGCCCACCCGCGGCAAGGCCGGCAACTGCGGTGCCATTCTCTGTTTCGCCTGCATCACAGCTGCCAACGCTGTGGAGGTGAAAGCCATGCTCCCCTGGTGTCAGCCCCGACAGATCGGGATAGATCACCAGGCCTTGATCGGTGTCCTGCGCTGTGATGCTGCCGATGGATTCGCCAGTGCCGTTGCCATCAATGCTTTGCAGTGTCACCTCCAAGGCTCCGCACCAGCCGGGTGTGATGG
Above is a genomic segment from Synechococcus sp. UW69 containing:
- a CDS encoding protein adenylyltransferase SelO family protein; translated protein: MSTATFAEFAERADYSLLDNLTPDPEATADGEDHRPRQVLSGHYVPVTPTPIPEPEYLAHSRSLFGELGLSDDLAQDVQFRRMFSGDLRVATGPMRPWGWATGYALSIYGTEYTQQCPFGNGNGYGDGRAMSVFEGVFEGRRWEMQLKGGGPTPYCRGADGRAVLRSSVREFLAQEFMHALGVPTSRSLTLYVSHAETVRRPWYSENSRSMDPDVMVDNPAAISTRVAASFLRVGQLELFARRARSDAHPKAHQELHLIVAHLIERNYRQEIDPRLPFCDQVVLLAQLFRDRLTALVANWIRVGYCQGNFNSDNCAAGGFTLDYGPFGFCELFDPRFQPWTGGGAHFCFFNQPVAAEANYRMFWKSLRTLMEGQAEAQAQLDQLLEGFPVAMQDAMQRMWSSKLGLSGTAETLVQELLQLLVESSADYSMFFRRLSDLPDQIDPLRDCFYLPLSATLESQWQDWLQRWRAQWPHGVDPALISAGMRRVNPAITWREWLIAPAYQQAAEGNTSLMAELQQLFSAPYDTPSPDLAARYDRLKPREFFSAGGVSHYSCSS
- a CDS encoding DUF924 family protein, translated to MTADDVLHFWFQQCRPWQWFRRRDSFDALVSDRFGALVERALAGDLQEWADRPSSALALVLLLDQFSRQIWRGEAKAFSGDQQALAVALMGLQQGWVAAEPQRPRRQFWLMPLLHSEEEGVVAKAIPLLEQWADAATADVARRNLMQLHRFSRYPQRNAALGRNSSRAEVLFLEG
- a CDS encoding DUF3303 domain-containing protein, producing MQHYLIVWTFPTVEGAWESSPGFAEYINAGAPGDVFDGFALKYRVCEPISGSGVAIAVASDIGKVWAHLGPWIKDFGIQFDVTAVVSDAEFAAMWPMVEAAASVD
- a CDS encoding glycosyltransferase family 2 protein, with protein sequence MTLALLEPVLLLVTATAASAGLLILQLGLRRVFAVAPRLKPAQEAPAPDTSLTVVIPAFNEAHNIADCLGSVLASAPPCRDWSVVVVDDESTDATVENAIRAGSTASRFRLIKAGPRPADERWVGKNWACSRAVEQVSSDWLLFIDADVRLKPDALQRSLAQAVDEHADLLSLAPRLSCGCLAEWMVQPIMASLLGLGFPILETNDPQSPVAFAAGPFMLFKASTYECIGGHRALAGEVVEDLALARAIKAGGYRLSYLLGLDALDLRMYADLAALWEGWTKNWFIGLDRDPGKAIGAALVVVLMFTAPWLLLPTSLVLLWLQPVLSVAWLWLMALAGLAIVQQLLLRLWTRSTFDVPIRYWYLMGVGGLLVGAIGPVSIWRTRTGRGWTWKGRALG
- a CDS encoding RNA-binding protein, which produces MTIFIGNLSWDAEREDLVHLFGQYGEVSKCSLPLDRETGRKRGFAFVDLSNEADEQSAIDDLQNVEWMGRAISVRKAEPRR
- the sodC gene encoding superoxide dismutase family protein; the protein is MRRLLAQLLVLISLITITPGWCGALEVTLQSIDGNGTGESIGSITAQDTDQGLVIYPDLSGLTPGEHGFHLHSVGSCDAGETENGTAVAGLAAGGHWDPDGSGQHLGPFGNGHRGDLSKLIVDDDGNTNTSVVAPRLSTADLRGKALIVHAGGDTYRDEPPLGGGGARVACGVVQDDR